A section of the Papio anubis isolate 15944 chromosome 2, Panubis1.0, whole genome shotgun sequence genome encodes:
- the ZNF35 gene encoding zinc finger protein 35, with protein MTAELREAVALAPWGPVKVKKEEEEEENFPGQASSQQVHSENIKVWTPVEGLQTGLDGSEEEEKSQNIFWDMAVVLKATQEAPAASSLGSYSLPGTLAKSEILETHGTMNFLGDETKNLQLLVPKTEICEEAEKPLIISERIQKADPQGPELGEACEKGNMLKRQRIKREKKDFRQVIVNDRQLSESFKEEENQKCKKSGGKYSLNSGAVKNPKTQLGQKPFTCSVCGKGFSQSANLVVHQRIHTGEKPFECHECGKAFIQSANLVVHQRIHTGQKPYVCSKCGKAFTQSSNLTVHQKIHSLEKTFKCSECEKAFSYSSQLARHQKVHITEKCYECNECGKTFTRSSNLIVHQRIHTGEKPFACTDCGKAFTQSANLIVHQRSHTGEKPYECKECGKAFSCFSHLIVHQRIHTAEKPYDCSECGKAFSQLSCLIVHQRIHSGDLPYVCNECGKAFTCSSYLLIHQRIHNGEKPYTCNECGKAFRQRSSLTVHQRTHTGEKPYECEKCGAAFISNSHLMRHHRTHLVE; from the exons CCAGCCAACAAGTGCACTCTGAGAACATCAAAGTCTGGACCCCAGTGGAGGGTCTTCAGACAGGCCTTGATGgatcagaagaggaagaaaag AGTCAGAACATATTCTGGGACATGGCGGTAGTCCTGAAAGCAACTCAGGAGGCACCTGCTGCTTCATCCCTTGGCAGCTACTCGTTACCAGGGACTCTGGCCAAGAGTGAGATACTGGAGACTCATGGGACCATGAACTTTCTAG GTGATGAAACCAAGAACCTACAGTTACTGGTTCCAAAAACTGAGATATGTGAGGAAGCTGAAAAACCCCTCATCATATCAGAAAGAATCCAGAAAGCTGATCCTCAAGGACCTGAGTTAGGAGAAGcttgtgaaaaaggaaacatgttaAAGAGGCAGAGaataaagagggaaaagaaagatttCAGACAAGTGATAGTGAATGACCGTCAGTTATCTGAAAgcttcaaagaagaagaaaaccagaaatgtaagaaatctGGGGGGAAATACAGCCTTAATTCTGGCGCtgttaaaaatccaaaaacccaGCTTGGGCAAAAGCCTTTTACATGTAGCGTGTGTGGGAAAGGATTTAGTCAGAGTGCAAACCTCGTTGTGCATCAGCgaatccacactggagagaaaccctttgAATGTCATgagtgtgggaaggccttcaTTCAAAGTGCAAACCTCGTTGTGCATCAGAGAATCCACACTGGACAGAAACCTTATGTTTGCTcaaaatgtgggaaagccttcactCAGAGTTCAAATCTTACTGTACATCAAAAAATCCACTCCttagaaaaaacttttaagtgcAGTGAATGTGAGAAAGCCTTTAGTTACAGCTCACAACTTGCTCGGCACCAGAAAGTCCACATTACAGAAAAATGctatgaatgtaatgaatgtgggaaaacaTTTACTAGGAGCTCAAACCTCATTGTCCACCAGAGGAtccacactggggagaagccCTTTGCTTGTACCGATTGTGGCAAAGCCTTTACCCAGAGTGCAAATCTCATCGTACATCAGCGAAGCCATACTGGTGAGAAGCCATATGAGTGTAAagagtgtgggaaagcctttagtTGTTTTTCACACCTTATTGTGCACCAGAGAATTCACACTGCAGAGAAACCTTACGACTGCAgcgaatgtgggaaagccttcagtcaGCTCTCTTGCCTTATTGTCCACCAGAGAATTCACAGTGGAGATCTTCCTTACgtatgtaatgaatgtgggaaggccttcacATGTAGCTCATACCTACTTattcatcagagaattcataATGGAGAAAAACCTTACACATGTAATgagtgtgggaaggccttcagACAGAGGTCGAGCCTCACCGTGCACCAGAGAACCCACACCGGGGAGAAGCCCTATGAATGTGAGAAGTGTGGTGCAGCTTTCATTTCCAACTCACACCTCATGCGACACCACAGAACCCATCTTGTTGAATAA